A DNA window from Coffea eugenioides isolate CCC68of unplaced genomic scaffold, Ceug_1.0 ScVebR1_2221;HRSCAF=3210, whole genome shotgun sequence contains the following coding sequences:
- the LOC113756368 gene encoding protein FAR1-RELATED SEQUENCE 7-like, translating to MDCSKLTEDKIPELGMEFNSEEDAYKFYNKYAFKMSFSVRKNYLNKDKDGVITSRRYSCCKKGVKRKYEGDAMPKRTRAPTKTGCGAKMIIVLFRGTMKYHVHDLVLEHNHELHIAQCSHMMPSQRKVSEVQGFQPEISKDAGFSLKQSHEFMEKETNFG from the coding sequence ATGGATTGCAGCAAATTGACAGAAGATAAGATCCCTGAGTTAGGAATGGAGTTCAACAGTGAAGAGGATGCGTACAAGTTTTACAACAAATATGCCTTTAAAATGAGTTTTAGTGTACGCAAAAACTATCTGAATAAAGACAAAGATGGCGTGATCACGTCTAGGAGATATAGTTGCTGCAAGAAAGGTGTGAAGCGCAAATACGAAGGTGATGCGATGCCAAAGAGGACGCGAGCGCCGACGAAAACGGGGTGTGGAGCTAAAATGATTATCGTGTTATTTAGAGGGACAATGAAGTACCATGTGCATGACCTTGTCTTAGAACATAACCATGAGTTGCACATTGCTCAATGTTCGCACATGATGCCATCACAAAGAAAAGTGAGTGAGGTTCAAGGATTCCAACCTGAAATAAGCAAGGATGCTGGATTTTCATTGAAACAGAGTCATGAGTTTATggaaaaggagacaaattttGGATGA